A single window of Desulfonauticus submarinus DNA harbors:
- a CDS encoding beta-ketoacyl synthase N-terminal-like domain-containing protein, which produces MRLAITGIGLVGSFGYKKKDILKHFQNAANPTKQTINTPFGKIDIPVFLAKTESLKKFTPLGKLRRVNHFSRLALLGAFLALQDAKIDIKSQSIGLILATGYGPAKTTFGFLDSLLDADIPLPSPNLFANSVHNIAATNIAIFQNIKGPVLTISQLDLSFQSALFTAQIWLKQNLVETVLIGGVDEYCETIGYCHFRLLKNLKPHINLHDLPPLGEGAAFLCLSKQNNPKWGFLEILNTKEKNYNHTLRIFSEPLPYFVKNFSSSTNKTYLKFTKFYGQMPTALAFDISLSALILKNNLKLISNSQNLTQVIVEDYQKNQWKISL; this is translated from the coding sequence GTGCGCCTGGCAATCACTGGAATTGGATTAGTAGGAAGTTTTGGATACAAAAAAAAAGATATTTTAAAGCATTTCCAAAATGCAGCTAATCCTACAAAGCAAACCATAAACACGCCTTTTGGTAAAATAGATATTCCTGTATTTCTAGCCAAAACAGAATCTCTAAAGAAATTTACTCCTCTTGGTAAACTTCGGAGAGTCAATCATTTCTCTCGCTTAGCCCTGTTAGGAGCTTTTTTAGCTCTACAAGATGCAAAAATAGATATTAAATCTCAATCTATAGGGCTCATTCTAGCTACAGGCTATGGACCTGCAAAAACTACATTTGGTTTTTTAGATAGCCTTTTAGATGCAGATATCCCTTTACCCTCTCCCAACTTGTTTGCTAATTCTGTCCATAATATAGCGGCTACTAATATTGCTATTTTCCAAAACATTAAAGGACCTGTACTAACAATAAGTCAGTTAGACTTATCCTTTCAAAGTGCATTATTTACAGCTCAAATTTGGTTGAAACAAAACTTAGTGGAAACAGTATTAATTGGAGGAGTTGATGAATACTGTGAAACCATAGGATATTGTCACTTTAGACTTCTAAAAAACCTTAAGCCCCATATAAACTTACATGATCTTCCGCCATTAGGAGAAGGAGCTGCTTTTTTATGCCTCAGTAAACAAAACAACCCTAAATGGGGCTTCCTTGAAATATTAAACACCAAAGAAAAAAATTATAATCATACATTGCGTATATTTTCAGAACCTCTACCCTATTTTGTTAAAAATTTTAGTTCATCTACCAATAAAACCTATTTAAAATTTACTAAATTTTACGGACAAATGCCAACTGCTCTAGCCTTTGACATCTCTCTTTCTGCGCTTATTTTAAAAAATAATTTAAAACTCATCTCTAATTCCCAAAATTTGACACAGGTAATTGTAGAAGACTATCAAAAAAATCAATGGAAAATTAGCCTTTAA
- a CDS encoding beta-ketoacyl-[acyl-carrier-protein] synthase family protein, which translates to MRYKPAQVTGMGCICSLGISTKECEHNLFKSQAPLPKPPQRYSVFYTSKHPVFEVSSKFHSLIASEYANLNLSAQFMLSATTQAIEDAGYTLKDLQNKNVGICIGTTTGASLQFLSFYKAIKENQHPSVEPIIRYLKSNPSLALQKILKTKGPCQTIVNACASGTDALGIALSWLNQGICELVIAGGTDEITPITYNGFISLQITAPSRVKPFDKHRSGLNLGEGAGILILENPNYKKKNYGYIIGYGTTNDAHHITSPHPEGEGLQRAISIALQSCQKQSQDICFINSHGTGTKDNDLVEGNVLKKVFPKVPFISTKGYTGHALGAAGAIEAILTLLCLKKQQIPPSAGFNTLDPTIGIQPITKLTPLKGKLALSQSLAFGGNNSVLILQRGD; encoded by the coding sequence ATGCGTTATAAGCCTGCTCAAGTTACAGGAATGGGTTGTATATGCTCTTTAGGGATTTCAACAAAAGAATGTGAACATAATCTTTTTAAATCCCAAGCTCCTCTACCCAAACCTCCACAAAGATATTCTGTTTTTTACACCTCTAAACATCCAGTATTTGAAGTCTCTTCTAAATTTCACTCTCTAATTGCTTCTGAATATGCTAATTTAAATTTAAGTGCTCAATTTATGCTTAGTGCTACTACCCAAGCCATAGAAGATGCAGGCTATACTCTTAAAGATTTGCAAAATAAGAACGTAGGTATTTGCATAGGTACAACAACAGGAGCATCTTTACAATTTTTATCTTTTTATAAAGCAATTAAAGAAAACCAACATCCTTCGGTAGAACCAATTATTCGCTATCTAAAAAGTAATCCAAGTCTCGCACTTCAAAAAATATTAAAGACTAAAGGACCTTGCCAAACAATTGTTAATGCTTGTGCCTCTGGAACCGATGCTCTTGGGATTGCTCTTAGCTGGCTAAATCAAGGTATTTGTGAACTAGTGATTGCTGGAGGCACAGATGAAATTACCCCTATTACCTACAATGGATTTATTTCTCTGCAAATTACAGCTCCTTCTAGAGTGAAACCATTTGATAAACATCGCTCAGGTTTAAATTTGGGTGAAGGTGCAGGAATATTAATTTTAGAAAATCCAAACTACAAAAAGAAAAATTATGGTTATATAATAGGCTATGGCACTACAAATGATGCTCACCACATCACATCTCCCCATCCAGAGGGAGAAGGTTTGCAAAGGGCTATTTCTATAGCTTTACAATCTTGTCAAAAACAATCTCAAGACATTTGTTTTATCAACTCTCATGGGACAGGAACGAAAGATAATGATTTAGTAGAAGGCAATGTTTTAAAAAAAGTATTTCCTAAAGTTCCATTTATTTCTACTAAAGGCTATACTGGTCATGCTCTTGGAGCTGCAGGAGCAATAGAAGCCATCTTGACTTTGCTCTGTCTAAAAAAACAACAGATACCTCCAAGCGCAGGTTTTAACACACTTGATCCAACAATAGGGATCCAGCCTATTACTAAATTAACTCCATTAAAAGGAAAATTGGCTCTTTCTCAATCCTTGGCTTTTGGAGGCAATAATTCTGTATTAATTTTACAAAGAGGAGACTAA
- a CDS encoding phosphopantetheine-binding protein: MKELKQRLKQILIQGLNLEEISVDDIDDSMPLFSEDGLGLDSLDAVEIAILLQKHFQIELKEDEEGKQALQSINSLAEYITKHKGQ, encoded by the coding sequence ATGAAAGAGTTAAAGCAAAGACTAAAGCAAATTTTGATCCAAGGACTAAACTTAGAGGAAATATCAGTAGATGACATTGATGATTCCATGCCTTTATTTTCTGAAGATGGTCTTGGGTTGGATTCCCTTGATGCAGTAGAAATTGCTATATTACTCCAAAAACACTTTCAAATAGAATTAAAAGAAGATGAAGAAGGAAAACAAGCCCTTCAATCTATCAATTCTTTAGCAGAATATATAACAAAACATAAAGGGCAATAA
- a CDS encoding lysophospholipid acyltransferase family protein, translated as MDKTDQNNNSPKDFSSPWKYLFFYTLIKLGGAKLAYFFLYIIVFYYTLKPSIRQKTSFYLSKKFSHPTFKHYYKLNLNFGKILLDRAIFKIQGKIKLESKENDRTILKSLIKQNRGLIILTAHVGCWQLALAHLNFLSVPINIVYKPGEGIELQNLEETKKLSSFKFIDPTSSFAGALEMSSFLKKGQILCIMGDRGITDKNWIKVKFLGKEAKFPLTPFRLSSLTQAPIAVIFCPRIGVAKATIILAKVIHVPPLGRKKENYKPYVQEFANALEKCLKKYPYQFFNFYNMWA; from the coding sequence ATGGATAAGACAGATCAAAATAACAATTCCCCAAAAGATTTTTCCTCTCCGTGGAAATATCTATTTTTTTATACTCTAATCAAACTAGGAGGAGCGAAGTTAGCCTATTTTTTTCTTTATATCATTGTCTTTTATTATACTCTAAAACCTTCTATTCGCCAAAAAACATCTTTTTATTTATCCAAAAAATTTTCTCATCCAACATTTAAACATTACTATAAATTGAATCTTAACTTTGGCAAAATTCTTTTGGATAGAGCTATTTTTAAAATCCAAGGGAAAATTAAGTTAGAAAGCAAAGAAAACGATAGGACTATATTAAAAAGCCTTATTAAACAAAACAGAGGATTGATTATTCTGACTGCCCATGTAGGCTGTTGGCAACTTGCTCTTGCCCATTTAAATTTTTTAAGTGTGCCTATTAATATTGTTTATAAACCTGGAGAAGGTATAGAATTGCAAAACCTAGAAGAAACAAAAAAACTCTCCTCATTCAAATTCATTGATCCTACCTCTTCTTTTGCTGGAGCATTAGAAATGAGTTCTTTTTTAAAAAAAGGACAAATCCTATGTATAATGGGGGATAGAGGCATAACTGATAAAAACTGGATAAAAGTAAAATTTTTAGGCAAAGAGGCAAAATTTCCCTTAACTCCCTTTAGACTTTCTTCTTTGACCCAAGCACCAATAGCTGTTATCTTTTGCCCACGCATAGGAGTTGCCAAAGCAACTATAATTTTGGCCAAAGTTATCCATGTTCCACCATTGGGAAGAAAAAAAGAAAATTATAAACCCTATGTTCAAGAATTTGCAAATGCTTTAGAAAAATGTCTTAAAAAATATCCTTATCAGTTTTTTAACTTTTACAATATGTGGGCATAG
- a CDS encoding DUF2062 domain-containing protein, with translation MKILILIPVYNHVQTLRKIVQQTLEIHSEVLVVDDGSTDGSGSSVKDLNIHFIRHTKNQGKGAAILTGLKKAIQLGATHIITIDADGQHSPKDIPKFIKAIQQNPFSIIVGVRNFEQKTIPKLSRFGKAFSNFWFYVQTGEKVKDIQSGFRAYPIAIFKSISLWTKRYAFEIEILVKAKWAGIKIIEIPINVFYPPASKRISHFHLIKDNLQITLLNTYLTSRAFFPWPHKKLIPTSNGAKYLNLFQQLQLAISDKTTPFIFALSAALGILLGTLPLVGCHSIAIIFSANILRLNKIIALGTSQLCIPPIIPALCIETGHFLWHGNFLTEISLKTLGYEWKNRLLEWIYGSIVLAPLLAILTFIVSYMLVYILIKGFKKNG, from the coding sequence ATGAAGATCTTAATACTAATACCTGTATACAACCATGTTCAAACTCTTAGAAAAATAGTTCAACAAACATTAGAAATACACTCAGAAGTATTAGTTGTTGACGATGGAAGTACTGATGGAAGTGGATCTAGTGTAAAAGATCTAAATATTCACTTTATTCGTCATACTAAAAATCAAGGCAAAGGAGCAGCAATTCTAACGGGTTTAAAAAAAGCTATTCAGTTAGGAGCAACTCATATCATTACAATTGATGCAGATGGACAACATAGTCCAAAAGATATTCCAAAGTTTATTAAAGCAATTCAACAAAATCCTTTTAGCATTATAGTTGGAGTTAGAAATTTTGAACAAAAAACTATTCCCAAACTATCTCGTTTTGGAAAAGCTTTCTCTAACTTTTGGTTCTATGTGCAAACAGGGGAAAAAGTTAAAGATATTCAAAGTGGTTTTCGAGCTTATCCCATAGCAATATTCAAAAGCATATCGCTTTGGACCAAGCGATATGCTTTTGAAATCGAAATTTTAGTAAAAGCAAAGTGGGCAGGTATAAAAATAATAGAAATACCAATAAATGTATTCTACCCTCCTGCATCCAAAAGAATATCTCACTTTCATCTTATTAAAGACAATTTACAAATTACTCTTTTAAATACCTATTTAACTAGCAGGGCATTTTTCCCCTGGCCCCATAAAAAACTCATCCCTACTTCTAATGGCGCCAAGTATTTAAATCTCTTCCAACAGCTACAGCTGGCAATATCAGATAAAACTACGCCTTTTATATTTGCCTTATCTGCTGCACTTGGAATATTATTAGGGACTCTTCCATTAGTTGGATGTCATTCCATAGCTATAATCTTTAGTGCTAACATATTACGACTTAACAAGATAATTGCCCTTGGCACAAGCCAACTCTGTATTCCTCCTATTATTCCAGCTCTTTGTATTGAAACTGGGCACTTTCTCTGGCATGGCAATTTTTTAACAGAAATATCTTTAAAAACACTAGGATATGAATGGAAAAATAGATTATTAGAATGGATTTATGGTTCTATTGTTTTAGCCCCTTTATTAGCTATTTTAACCTTTATTGTATCTTATATGCTTGTTTATATCCTCATCAAAGGATTTAAAAAAAATGGATAA
- a CDS encoding beta-ketoacyl synthase N-terminal-like domain-containing protein encodes MQAFISGLGAIFNTQWQQGKIIVQEQKNFFQKIAKNILPKRERFGRMDKYSQASLLALGLALKDAKLEDYENLNIGIIASTQYGCLERDIDFLNTVKPKNGLLASPKLFTYTLPSTFLGEAALNFNLKGETFVINETKTSGLEAIKMALLSPDPITLLGKCDFGTIYQKEKQNMALFFVLEKKIRNNIHYYGTLRLNNQGLIDFNKQKVENFISIFKAINKN; translated from the coding sequence ATGCAGGCATTTATCTCAGGACTAGGAGCTATTTTTAACACTCAATGGCAACAAGGAAAAATTATTGTTCAAGAACAAAAAAATTTTTTCCAAAAAATTGCTAAAAACATTCTGCCTAAAAGAGAAAGATTCGGCAGAATGGATAAATATTCCCAAGCAAGCTTGCTCGCCTTAGGATTAGCCTTAAAAGATGCTAAGCTAGAAGACTATGAAAACCTAAACATAGGCATAATAGCTTCAACTCAATATGGTTGCCTAGAACGAGATATTGACTTCTTAAACACGGTTAAACCCAAAAATGGACTCTTAGCAAGTCCCAAATTATTTACTTATACTCTTCCTTCTACTTTTTTAGGAGAAGCTGCTCTTAACTTTAATCTTAAAGGAGAAACTTTTGTTATAAACGAAACCAAAACTTCAGGTTTAGAAGCTATTAAAATGGCTTTATTAAGTCCAGATCCAATAACATTATTAGGAAAATGCGATTTTGGGACTATATATCAAAAAGAAAAACAAAACATGGCCTTGTTTTTTGTTTTAGAAAAAAAAATCAGAAATAATATTCATTATTATGGAACACTCAGATTAAATAACCAAGGACTAATTGACTTTAATAAACAAAAGGTAGAAAATTTTATTTCTATTTTTAAAGCTATAAATAAAAACTAA
- a CDS encoding beta-ketoacyl-[acyl-carrier-protein] synthase family protein, translating into MNEVWIAGFEILTALGPNIKHTWDNILQKKSAIKSISRFNTTNYISKVGAYIENLEKTDNDSLLFSLLTRLLSNLPFPLPQESILLTATTKAGIDILSKNLSLEKVKQSLPFYALSWIGNYLKIKPFLNINAACASSTIAIAKGASLVSKGLVDAVIIVCFDLLSEFVHAGFSSLRALSPSACKPFDCKRQGLTLGEGGAILLLTNPKTAKKYGLKCLGTVVGWGVSNDAFHLTAPHPKGAGLVLAIKKAFKIAKINPSDIAMIHAHGTGTVYNDKMELEAFKNFFKNTPIFSLKGAIGHTLGAAGGIEVALTLKALASKIIPATIGCKEPEIEQITTENITIQNNPKYALKTNSGFGGINAALILKTGVNGN; encoded by the coding sequence ATGAACGAAGTTTGGATAGCAGGATTTGAAATTTTAACAGCTCTTGGGCCTAATATTAAACACACCTGGGACAATATTTTACAAAAAAAAAGTGCTATAAAGAGCATTTCTAGGTTTAATACCACAAATTATATCTCTAAGGTAGGAGCATATATAGAAAATCTAGAAAAAACAGACAATGATAGTTTACTTTTTTCTTTATTAACAAGATTACTCTCAAATCTTCCATTTCCCTTACCTCAAGAAAGTATATTACTTACTGCAACTACTAAAGCAGGCATTGACATCTTAAGTAAAAACTTATCTTTAGAGAAAGTAAAACAATCTTTACCTTTTTATGCTTTATCGTGGATAGGAAATTATCTGAAGATAAAGCCATTTTTAAATATAAATGCAGCTTGTGCCTCTTCCACTATTGCTATTGCTAAAGGAGCATCTCTTGTTTCTAAAGGTTTAGTAGATGCAGTTATCATTGTTTGTTTTGACTTGCTAAGTGAATTTGTTCATGCAGGATTTTCTAGTTTAAGGGCACTATCGCCTTCTGCTTGCAAACCATTTGACTGCAAACGACAGGGCTTAACCTTAGGCGAAGGAGGAGCGATTTTATTACTAACTAACCCAAAAACAGCAAAAAAATATGGATTAAAGTGCCTAGGCACAGTTGTAGGGTGGGGAGTAAGCAATGATGCCTTTCATTTAACTGCTCCTCATCCAAAAGGAGCTGGTCTTGTCTTGGCAATAAAAAAAGCATTTAAAATAGCAAAGATAAATCCTTCTGATATCGCTATGATCCATGCCCATGGCACAGGCACAGTTTACAATGATAAAATGGAATTAGAGGCCTTTAAAAATTTTTTTAAAAACACTCCTATTTTTTCTTTAAAAGGAGCTATTGGACATACCTTAGGTGCAGCAGGCGGTATTGAAGTCGCACTTACTTTAAAAGCATTGGCAAGTAAAATTATTCCCGCTACAATCGGTTGCAAGGAGCCAGAAATAGAACAAATTACTACAGAAAATATAACTATTCAAAATAACCCAAAATATGCGTTAAAAACCAATTCAGGATTTGGCGGAATCAATGCTGCTCTTATTCTCAAAACAGGAGTTAATGGAAATTAA
- a CDS encoding ApeI family dehydratase codes for MKTVQNDIKKFLISSWINKEQEKIIQTYIFKENFIGFKGHFPQNQILPAIIQILLAKICLQNLLKEKIKIKKIFKAKFLYPIKPNDKISLQCEKADSPLIYNCNIIIKNKLVTTFKLKLDKDK; via the coding sequence ATGAAAACTGTTCAAAATGATATTAAAAAATTTTTAATCTCCTCTTGGATTAATAAAGAACAAGAAAAGATTATTCAAACATATATTTTTAAAGAAAATTTTATTGGATTTAAAGGTCATTTTCCTCAAAATCAAATTTTGCCAGCCATTATTCAGATATTACTAGCAAAAATATGTCTCCAAAATTTGTTAAAAGAAAAAATCAAAATCAAAAAAATATTTAAAGCAAAATTTTTATATCCTATTAAACCTAACGACAAAATATCCTTACAATGTGAAAAGGCAGATAGTCCCCTTATATATAATTGTAACATTATAATAAAAAATAAGTTAGTAACTACTTTTAAGCTCAAATTGGATAAAGACAAATAA
- a CDS encoding MMPL family transporter: MPKKIILLLTLFLTCLAVLFISKLKIDDNITSLLPQNQETLHTFSLLQSAPLFQKIYITLHSDSLSPNELIQQADILAKQLPSPFFSQVILEPPIKNKTKFFLYLLDNLPNLCSLNDLAYLKQKTTPAQIKQSMQKNYELLVSPLSTFIKPIILKDPLHLREILISKLKNLQISPQVKILHNHFISKDKKNILIIAQTPIKITDTHKVKNLVLYLNKLIKKLPQKVKAHIIGAHFYAFYNAERIKKDLKITLGVSILGLILIYFLFLRSWQGIIVLIMPMLVLSWTIALISLFYSQISGFALSFGAVLTGISIDYGLHVYFALTSKQSLKNIFSTIKKPLFFSALTSIGAFLTLLSANLPALRQLALLSILGLCLALAFSLFFLPYFFNLNSPHLTHLSSSSKNINRNKYYFIFWIILVISGAIQFLYIPFNGNLKSLNYIPKELSQQEQYLKKTWGNIREKAIILVNDSSLQKALKLNDLVYFKLIQSTNNLNSLAPILPSIETQYKNYQDWKSFWTPNKYSNIYNQINQIAKNLGFTSNTFDPFFKLVQKKFTPITPSNLKKIAKPIYSSFIFHQNNQYKIFTFIPDTSKLYQISKHILPPEAKIISASKFQHQLAQTIQNELSIFFNLASCFILLILYFYFRNIKKVLLASIPIITGLTSICIGMWLFKLQFSIINIVSIPLVIGLAADYGIFMLSHLQKKLSTNTTQAIFVSSLTTLVGFGALAIAKHPAMHSIGITVLFGISGAAISTLFIMPLLYDFIK; this comes from the coding sequence ATGCCTAAAAAAATAATTCTCCTCTTAACCTTATTTTTAACTTGCTTAGCAGTACTTTTTATCTCCAAACTAAAAATAGATGATAATATAACTTCTTTATTACCTCAAAACCAAGAAACTCTTCATACTTTTAGCCTTCTTCAATCTGCTCCTCTTTTTCAAAAAATATATATAACACTACACTCTGATTCCCTCTCGCCTAACGAACTTATTCAGCAAGCAGATATCTTGGCAAAGCAACTACCTTCCCCCTTTTTCTCCCAAGTAATACTTGAGCCTCCAATAAAAAACAAAACTAAATTTTTTTTATATCTTTTAGACAATCTCCCTAATTTATGCTCTTTAAATGATCTTGCTTATTTAAAACAAAAAACCACACCTGCTCAAATCAAACAAAGTATGCAAAAAAATTATGAGTTGCTTGTATCTCCTCTTTCTACCTTTATTAAACCTATAATTCTAAAAGATCCTTTACACTTAAGAGAAATACTTATCTCCAAACTAAAAAACCTTCAAATAAGTCCACAAGTAAAAATTCTTCATAACCACTTTATAAGTAAAGATAAAAAAAACATTCTCATCATTGCCCAAACACCCATAAAAATAACAGACACCCATAAAGTAAAAAATTTAGTCTTATATCTAAATAAACTAATTAAAAAATTACCCCAAAAGGTCAAAGCCCATATTATAGGAGCTCATTTTTATGCATTTTACAATGCTGAAAGAATAAAAAAAGACCTCAAAATCACGCTTGGTGTCTCTATCCTAGGATTAATACTAATCTACTTCCTATTTTTACGTTCGTGGCAGGGCATTATAGTCTTAATAATGCCTATGCTTGTTTTAAGCTGGACAATCGCTCTTATCTCCTTATTCTATTCTCAAATATCAGGATTTGCTCTTAGCTTTGGGGCTGTCTTAACTGGCATTAGCATAGATTACGGGCTTCATGTCTATTTTGCCTTAACTTCTAAACAATCTTTAAAAAACATCTTCTCTACTATTAAAAAACCCCTCTTTTTTAGTGCCTTAACTTCTATAGGGGCCTTTTTAACCTTACTATCTGCTAACCTTCCAGCACTTCGACAACTTGCTCTTCTTTCTATTCTAGGACTTTGTCTTGCTCTAGCCTTTTCTCTTTTCTTCTTGCCCTATTTTTTTAATCTTAATAGCCCCCATTTAACTCACCTTTCATCTTCCTCTAAAAATATAAACAGGAACAAATATTACTTTATATTTTGGATTATTCTCGTAATATCAGGAGCAATACAATTTTTATATATCCCTTTTAACGGCAATCTAAAAAGTTTAAACTATATCCCCAAAGAATTATCACAACAAGAACAATATTTAAAAAAAACTTGGGGGAATATTAGAGAAAAGGCGATTATATTAGTAAATGATTCAAGTTTACAAAAAGCACTAAAATTAAATGATCTAGTATATTTTAAATTAATTCAGTCTACTAATAATTTAAATTCACTAGCTCCTATTTTACCTTCTATTGAGACACAATATAAAAACTATCAAGATTGGAAATCTTTTTGGACTCCCAATAAATACTCAAATATATATAATCAAATTAACCAAATAGCCAAAAATTTAGGTTTTACATCCAATACCTTTGATCCATTCTTTAAACTTGTACAAAAAAAATTTACTCCCATTACTCCATCTAATTTAAAAAAAATAGCAAAACCAATTTATTCCTCTTTTATATTCCACCAAAACAATCAGTACAAAATTTTTACTTTTATTCCAGACACTTCCAAACTATATCAAATAAGTAAACACATTCTTCCACCTGAAGCAAAAATTATATCTGCAAGTAAATTTCAACATCAATTAGCTCAAACCATTCAAAATGAACTTTCAATTTTTTTTAACTTAGCTTCTTGTTTTATCCTTTTAATCCTATATTTTTATTTTAGGAACATTAAAAAGGTCCTTTTAGCTAGCATTCCAATAATTACTGGATTAACAAGTATCTGTATTGGAATGTGGTTGTTTAAACTTCAATTTAGCATTATAAATATAGTTTCTATCCCGCTTGTTATTGGCTTAGCTGCAGACTATGGAATATTTATGCTAAGTCATTTACAAAAAAAACTATCGACCAATACAACTCAAGCGATTTTTGTTTCAAGCTTAACAACTCTTGTAGGATTTGGTGCTTTAGCTATAGCTAAACACCCTGCAATGCATTCTATTGGGATAACTGTTCTTTTTGGTATTAGCGGTGCAGCAATATCTACATTATTTATTATGCCCTTATTATATGATTTTATAAAATGA
- a CDS encoding SagB/ThcOx family dehydrogenase yields the protein MPDLKKSKGWKYFQETKFDRNTLPFLHPLRISSPRKSSKDQFLEIPLPEPQQDDFIDLLSKRRSCRSFAELPLDLEELSYILFAAYGVTGRAGFYTLKTAPSAGALYPCELYLQVNRVKSLDPGIYYFLPDNFCLKQIKLKDLSSEVQEASLGQGFVGRAAVNIFISAVFRQNMIKYGHRGLRYILLDAGHIAQNILLGAVSLGLGSCPVGAFFDDELNSLIGLDGEEESVLYVCSLGRIKT from the coding sequence ATGCCAGATTTAAAAAAGAGTAAAGGTTGGAAGTATTTTCAAGAGACAAAATTTGATAGGAATACTCTCCCTTTTTTACATCCTCTCCGTATTTCTTCTCCTCGTAAATCTAGTAAAGACCAATTTCTAGAGATACCATTACCAGAACCACAACAAGATGATTTTATAGATTTGCTTTCAAAGCGGCGCTCTTGTAGAAGTTTTGCTGAGTTACCATTGGATTTAGAAGAGTTAAGTTATATTTTATTTGCAGCCTATGGAGTCACAGGAAGGGCTGGTTTTTATACTCTTAAAACTGCACCTTCTGCTGGCGCCCTCTATCCATGTGAGTTGTATCTTCAAGTAAATAGAGTCAAATCCCTTGATCCAGGGATATATTATTTTTTACCAGATAATTTTTGTTTAAAGCAGATTAAACTAAAAGATTTATCAAGTGAGGTCCAAGAGGCCTCTTTAGGTCAAGGTTTTGTGGGAAGGGCGGCTGTAAATATATTTATAAGTGCAGTGTTTAGACAGAATATGATAAAATATGGCCATAGAGGGTTGCGCTATATTTTGCTTGATGCAGGTCATATTGCCCAAAATATTCTTCTTGGAGCAGTTTCTCTTGGATTAGGATCTTGTCCTGTAGGAGCTTTTTTTGATGATGAGTTAAATTCTTTAATTGGACTAGATGGAGAAGAAGAAAGCGTGTTGTATGTCTGTAGCTTGGGAAGGATTAAAACGTAG
- the yedF gene encoding sulfurtransferase-like selenium metabolism protein YedF, which produces MKEKVLSCEGLPCPQPVLKCKKAIEEESPVKLKIIVDNEAAKENVCRFLKMQQYKVQDIFQQDNKWEIIAINTKKEASDNIEEHNKTLKDFKDKQQKILVFIAKDRIGQGDDTLGAKLMANFIATLGEMENLWRIILVNSGVRLSIEGSDVLSDLQKLESEGVSILVCGTCLDFFNLLDKKAVGQTTNMLDVVTSMQLADKVISL; this is translated from the coding sequence ATGAAAGAAAAAGTGCTGTCTTGCGAAGGATTACCTTGTCCTCAGCCTGTTTTAAAGTGTAAAAAAGCAATTGAGGAAGAATCTCCTGTTAAATTAAAAATTATAGTTGATAATGAGGCTGCAAAGGAAAATGTATGCAGATTTTTAAAAATGCAGCAATATAAAGTGCAAGATATTTTTCAACAAGACAATAAGTGGGAAATTATTGCTATTAACACTAAAAAAGAAGCATCAGATAATATAGAAGAACATAACAAGACGCTTAAAGATTTTAAAGATAAGCAACAAAAGATACTGGTTTTTATTGCTAAAGATAGAATAGGACAGGGAGATGATACTCTTGGGGCTAAGTTAATGGCTAATTTTATTGCCACTTTGGGAGAGATGGAAAACTTGTGGAGAATCATTTTGGTTAATAGTGGAGTAAGGTTGAGTATTGAAGGTAGTGATGTGTTAAGTGACTTACAAAAGTTAGAAAGTGAAGGTGTTTCTATTTTGGTCTGCGGAACGTGTTTGGATTTTTTTAATTTATTAGATAAAAAGGCTGTAGGTCAAACCACCAATATGCTGGATGTGGTAACAAGTATGCAGTTGGCAGATAAAGTGATTTCGCTTTAG